Within the Bradyrhizobium cosmicum genome, the region TTGCGGGTGATCACCTTGCGCGAGGTGTCGACGGCCACAGTGGTCTTGAACGGCGGCAGCTCTTCCAGACTCTGCCAGCCATCGTCGAAGGCGACCCGCGCCTCGGCCTCATAGCGGCCGCTGGCGTTGGATTGCGCGCCCCGCCCGCGCCTGCGCTGGCTGTCGATGGCGACAGCCAGCTCGGGGAAAGCGGCGGGAAAATCGGAAGGCGCACCCGCCGGCTCGGAGGGCGCCGTGACCGGCGGGTGCTTGAGGGCACGAGAGGATGCTCGACTCATGAAGCCAAGATAGCACGCGCCCGGAACAAATCAAGAACAAGAACGAAAAGCTGGAAAACAACCCCATGCACAGGAGCCGCCCAAATTTCGGGCGCGGTCTTTTGACATCACGCAACACGCCCGTCATGGCCATCCCGTTTGATGTCGGACGGGGATCAATCGTGCCGGAACAAAGTTGGTGACGGTCGCTGGGGTGAAAGTCGGCAGGAATATGAAAAATCAACAACAATCGGCTTTAGCGCGCAGCGACCTCGATCTGCTGGATCGCTACTGGCGCGCCGCGAACTACCTTTCCGTCGGGCAGATTTATCTGCTCGATAACCCTCTGCTGCGCGAGCCCTTGCGGCCCGAGCACATCAAGCCGCGTTTGCTCGGCCATTGGGGCACGACCCCCGGTTTGAATTTCATCTACGCCCACCTCAACCGCGTCATCCGCGCGCTGGATCTCAGCGTGCTCTATGTCTGCGGTCCCGGCCATGGCGGCCCCGGCATGGTCACCAACACCTATCTCGAAGGCAGCTACAGCGAGATCTACCCGAACATCGCGCGCGATACGGACGGATTGCGCAAGCTGTTCAGGCAGTTCTCCTTCCCCGGCGGCATTCCGAGCCATGCAGCGCCGGAAACGCCGGGCTCGATCCACGAGGGCGGCGAGCTCGGCTATGCGCTGGTGCACGCCTATGGCGCCGCGTTCGACAATCCCGATCTGATCGTCGCCTGCGTCGTCGGCGACGGCGAGGCCGAGACCGGCCCGCTCGCGGCGTCCTGGCACTCCAACAAGTTCCTCAATCCCGTGCACGACGGCGCGGTACTGCCGATCCTGCACCTCAACGGCTACAAGATCGCCAACCCGACCGTGCTCGGGCGGATGCGCGACGAGGAGATCCGCGATCTGTTCCGCGGATTCGGCCACGAGCCGCTGTTCGTCGAAGGCGACGATCCCATCTTGATGCACCAGGCCATGGCGGATGCGTTCGACGTCGCGTTCGCCAGCATCCGCTCGATCCAGCAGCACGCCCGCGACGGCCGCAAGGAGATCGAGCGGCCGCGCTGGCCGATGATCGTGCTGCGCAGCCCGAAGGGCTGGACCGGCCCGAAGGAAGTCGACGGCAAGAAGGTCGAGGGCTTCTGGCGCGCGCATCAGGTGCCGGTTGCAAGCTGTCGTGAGAATCCGGCGCATCTGAAAATCCTCGAAGACTGGATGCGCAGCTACGAGCCGGAAAAGCTCTTTGACACGAGCGGCGCACTGATCCCCGAGCTCCAGGCGTTGGCACCCGAGGGCAATCGCCGCATGGGCGCCAATCCGCACGCCAATGGCGGGCTGTTGAAGAAAGAGCTGAAGCTGCCGGATTTCCGCAGCTTCGCGGTCGAAGTGCCGCAGCCCGGCAGTGTCACGGGAGAAGCGACGCGCGAGCTCGGCAAATTCCTGCGCGATGTCATTCGCCTCAACGCCGCCGAGCGCAATTTCCGCATCATGGGTCCGGACGAGACGGCGTCAAACCGTCTCGACGCGGTGTTCGAGGAAACCGAGCGGGTCTGGATGGAGCCGATCGAACCCTACGACGTGCATCTCGCGCAGGATGGCCGCGTGATGGAGGTCTTGAGCGAGCATCTTTGCCAGGGCTGGCTCGAAGGCTACCTCCTCACCGGTCGCCACGGCTTCTTCTCCTGCTACGAGGCCTTCATCCACATCGTGGATTCCATGTTCAACCAACACGCCAAATGGTTGAAGGTGACGCGGCATCTGCCGTGGCGGCGCCCGATCGCCTCGCTCAACTATCTCCTGACCTCGCATGTCTGGCGGCAGGACCACAACGGCTTCAGCCATCAGGACCCCGGCTTCGTCGATCTCGTCGCCAACAAGAAGGCCGATATCGTCCGCATCTATTTCCCGCCGGATGCCAACACGCTGCTCTGGATCGCCGATCACTGCCTGCGCACCTACAACCGCATCAACGTGATCGTGGCCGGTAAGCAGCCGGCGCCGCAATGGCTGTCGATGCAGGACGCCGCCACGCATTGCGATGCCGGCATCGGCATCTGGAGCTGGGCGGGCAACGAGGACGCGACCGGCGAGCCCGATGTGGTGATGGCCTGCGCCGGCGACGTGCCGACACTGGAGACGCTTGCCGCCGTCGACCTCCTGCGCAAGGCACTGCCCGATCTGAAGATCCGCGTGGTCAACGTCGTCGACCTCATGACGCTGCAACCGAAGGAGCAGCATCCGCATGGGCTCAGCGATCGCGACTTCGATAGCCTGTTCACGTCGGACAAGCCCGTCATCTTCGCCTATCACGGCTATCCCCACCTCATCCACCGCCTCACCTATAACCGCACCAACCATGCCGGACTCCATGTGCGCGGCTTCATCGAAGAAGGCACCACGACGACGCCGTTCGACATGGTCGTGCTCAACGAGCTCGACCGCTATCACCTCGCGATCGAGGCGATCGAACGCGTGCCGGGGCTTGCGGCCAGGGCCGCGGCTGTAAAACAGCAGTTCCGCGACGCACTGATCGAACATTCGCACTACATTCGCGAGCATGGCGAGGACATGCCCGAGATCCGCGACTGGGTCTGGCCAGGCAAGACAGGCTGACATCATGCCGGCGTCGGCCTCAGTTCTCGTCCTCAATTCGGGATCGTCGAGCATCAAGTTCGGCCTGTTCGACATCTCGGCGGCCGAGCCTGTCCTGCTCTGCAAGGGCCTGCTCGACGAGCACGAAGCCAGGCCCCGGCTCGTCGTGAAAGACCCCGCCGGCGAAGACCTGTTCGAGACGCGGAGGGAAGCGTCGGATGCGGACAGCGGTCATCTGTTCGCCGACGTGCTCGGTTTCATCGAGGACCATTTTGGCAAAGGCAGTTTGGGTGCCGTCGGCCATCGCGTCGTTCATGGCGGGCCGGATTATTCCGGTCCGGTCGAATTGACGGAAGAGGTCACCGCGAAGCTGGAAGCGCTGACGCCGCTGGCGCCGTTGCATCAGCCCCGCTGCCTCGCGCCGGTCCACACCCTCAAAGCGGTCCAACCCGCGCTGACGCAGATCGCCTGCTTCGACACCGCCTTTCACCACGGCCTCGCGCCGCCCGCGAGCAGCTTCGCGATTCCCAGGCGCTTCGAGGCGCGCGGCGTCCGGCGCTACGGCTTTCATGGCCTGTCGTTCGAATATGTCGCGGGCCGTCTCGTCGAAATCGCGCCGGACCTCGCAGCCCGGCGCACGGTCATCGCGCATCTCGGCAATGGCGCGAGCCTGTGCGCGCTGCGCGATGGCCGCAGCGTCGACACCACGATGGGCCTGACGCCGCTCGACGGCCTCGTGATGGGCACCCGCTGCGGCGCGATCGATCCCGGCGTATTGCTCTATCTGCAACAGCACGAGAAGATGTCCGTCGAGGCGGTGCAGCACCTGCTCTATCACGAGTCCGGCCTGCTCGGCGTATCCGGCCTCTCCTCCGACATGCGCACGCTGCTCGCAAGCCGCGAGCCCGCGGCGCGCGAGGCGATCGACCTCTTCACCTTCCGCGCGGCGCAAGGGATCGCGGTGATGGCGAACACGCTTCAGGGGCTGGACTGCCTCGTGTTCACCGGTGGCATCGGCGAGCATGCGAAGGAGATCCGCGGCGCGATCGGCGAGCGGCTGGCGTGGCTCGGCGTGCACATCGATCCCGTCGCCAACGACACGGCGCGCGAGCGCATCAACCGCAGCGACAGCGCCGTCGATGTCTTCGTCGTTCCCACCAACGAAGAGATCACCATCGCGCGCCATTGCGCCGCGCTGCTCCGCAAGCGGCATACCGCATGACATTTTTATGAATGATCTGCCGCAATGATGCCGTCGCGACTTCGCGGCATAAAGAACGCATCAATCGCTGTGCGGACAGACCATGAAAACCCAGATCATCGAAGAGCTCGGACAGGGCGGCATCCTTCTGCCCGCTCTGGTGGCGGAAGGGCTTGCCGCCAACGACCGCATCAAGGTGCGAATGAGCGCGTTGCAGGCGGCGGTGAGCCATGCACAGAACCCGGATCGTCCGGCCAGCGAGCTTGCGGTCGAGAGCCACGCCGCCGGGATCGCGCCTGCGGCGATCGCAACACTGATCGGGGGCGCCCATCTGATCGGACCGTCGCGGCTAGCAGCACCGAACCTCGCCAAGCTGATGAAGGAGATCCAGGACGACGCCGCGGCCATGATCCGCGCCGTCAGCGCCGGCGCGCCTTCGGAGGGAGAGAAGGCGAATGCGCGGCTGTCGGCCGTGCGCAGCGCCGGCCTGCTCGATGCGACCAACGACATCGATCTTGCCCGCATCGCCCGTCTCACCGGCGTCACCGAGGCGGCCGGCGACAGTCTCCATCGCCTGGTGATGGATCTGCACAAGGCGCTGAACAAGCTCGCGGCGAGTTGCTCGGAGGAAACGCTCGAGGGCGCCCATGTGTTCGGCCTGCACGGCGAAGATCGCAGCGCGGTCGAGGCCTTCATGAAGGGCCTGAACGAGACGCGCGGCCTCAAGTTCAACCACCCCGGCCTCGACACCATGGCGACCCGCTCGGGCGGAAGGCTGCTGATCCAGAACGACATCGGCACCACCGATGCCCATGTCGTGGTGATCGCGGTCAAGAAGAACGCGGTCACCGTCACCTACACCGACGTGCACCTGGCGCGGGCCAAGTTCTTCATCTCGCTGTTCGACAAGTTCGAGGCGACCTGGAGCGGGCTCGACCGTCACACCGCCGCAGGCCTTGGTGAAGACAACTCGTTCTATCTCGTCACCGGGCAGTTCCAGGCCTCTCATGCGGCCCATCGCAACGAATTCCTCACGGCCGTGGGCGGCGCACTGGTGTTCCTGATCGACTGGAACAAGGCGCGCAAGCTGTTGCGTACCTGGGTCGCCAAGGACGACGCGGCAAGGATCCTGGAATGGGCGGCGCGTCACCGGATCGGACACCGCGGCTTCCTCGAGCTCGGCGGCAACGAACTTCTGGGATCCGCGGTCCGCAACGCCGCCCCCGCGCGGATCGGCTTCGGCGAGCGGCTCGACCAGGCACTCGGTCGTACCGCCGCAATCAATTTCCTGAAGGCGGCGCTGCGCGCCTCGACCGGCGCGCTGCTCACGGGGCGCTCTGTCAGGACGGTACGCGACCAGATCGAGGCCGATCTGGTGCGACACCTGGAGCGCGTCGATGGCGCCCTGCTCGCCGCCGTGCTGCGCCAGATCGGATTGGCCCATGATCTGGTCGCGGCAATCT harbors:
- a CDS encoding acetate/propionate family kinase, whose translation is MPASASVLVLNSGSSSIKFGLFDISAAEPVLLCKGLLDEHEARPRLVVKDPAGEDLFETRREASDADSGHLFADVLGFIEDHFGKGSLGAVGHRVVHGGPDYSGPVELTEEVTAKLEALTPLAPLHQPRCLAPVHTLKAVQPALTQIACFDTAFHHGLAPPASSFAIPRRFEARGVRRYGFHGLSFEYVAGRLVEIAPDLAARRTVIAHLGNGASLCALRDGRSVDTTMGLTPLDGLVMGTRCGAIDPGVLLYLQQHEKMSVEAVQHLLYHESGLLGVSGLSSDMRTLLASREPAAREAIDLFTFRAAQGIAVMANTLQGLDCLVFTGGIGEHAKEIRGAIGERLAWLGVHIDPVANDTARERINRSDSAVDVFVVPTNEEITIARHCAALLRKRHTA
- a CDS encoding phosphoketolase; the protein is MKNQQQSALARSDLDLLDRYWRAANYLSVGQIYLLDNPLLREPLRPEHIKPRLLGHWGTTPGLNFIYAHLNRVIRALDLSVLYVCGPGHGGPGMVTNTYLEGSYSEIYPNIARDTDGLRKLFRQFSFPGGIPSHAAPETPGSIHEGGELGYALVHAYGAAFDNPDLIVACVVGDGEAETGPLAASWHSNKFLNPVHDGAVLPILHLNGYKIANPTVLGRMRDEEIRDLFRGFGHEPLFVEGDDPILMHQAMADAFDVAFASIRSIQQHARDGRKEIERPRWPMIVLRSPKGWTGPKEVDGKKVEGFWRAHQVPVASCRENPAHLKILEDWMRSYEPEKLFDTSGALIPELQALAPEGNRRMGANPHANGGLLKKELKLPDFRSFAVEVPQPGSVTGEATRELGKFLRDVIRLNAAERNFRIMGPDETASNRLDAVFEETERVWMEPIEPYDVHLAQDGRVMEVLSEHLCQGWLEGYLLTGRHGFFSCYEAFIHIVDSMFNQHAKWLKVTRHLPWRRPIASLNYLLTSHVWRQDHNGFSHQDPGFVDLVANKKADIVRIYFPPDANTLLWIADHCLRTYNRINVIVAGKQPAPQWLSMQDAATHCDAGIGIWSWAGNEDATGEPDVVMACAGDVPTLETLAAVDLLRKALPDLKIRVVNVVDLMTLQPKEQHPHGLSDRDFDSLFTSDKPVIFAYHGYPHLIHRLTYNRTNHAGLHVRGFIEEGTTTTPFDMVVLNELDRYHLAIEAIERVPGLAARAAAVKQQFRDALIEHSHYIREHGEDMPEIRDWVWPGKTG